One window from the genome of Myxococcales bacterium encodes:
- a CDS encoding IS30 family transposase — protein sequence MTWRHLTLDERYQIQAMAKNRESQAAIARALGRSPSTISRELQRNVIPAEPRQYLARRAAQMTQRRRVAKGAASRKIQGELAQLVEQKLRLGWSPEQIAGRLASELAVQVSHETIYQHVLRDNALPYAESKRLRYCLRWHGYKHHRFRKSRMSERTRARKNWIKDRPQAANKRTETGHWERDLLLGKRGHSALLTIIDRKSRYLLVEHVLRVGSAEVAEATVKALRPHQGVTKTMTNDNGAEFQRDAKLQTKLGIPIFFTEPAAPWQRGSIENANGLIRQYLPKGADLDQIQRYMPEALEHALNFRPRKILDYRVPHEVFFNQELNLMTGDLMRFGIETGRIH from the coding sequence TCTGACGTTGGACGAACGATACCAAATCCAAGCGATGGCTAAAAATCGTGAATCACAGGCAGCCATAGCTCGCGCCCTTGGCCGTTCCCCATCAACGATATCGAGGGAATTGCAGCGCAACGTCATCCCTGCTGAGCCGCGCCAGTATCTCGCACGGCGAGCCGCGCAGATGACGCAGCGCCGACGCGTTGCCAAGGGTGCCGCCAGCCGCAAAATCCAGGGTGAACTCGCGCAATTGGTCGAGCAAAAGCTCAGGCTCGGATGGAGTCCAGAACAGATCGCGGGGCGACTCGCTTCAGAACTCGCGGTACAGGTGAGCCATGAAACGATTTATCAGCACGTACTCCGTGACAATGCCTTGCCATATGCGGAGAGCAAGCGACTTCGCTACTGTCTTCGCTGGCACGGATACAAACACCACCGCTTCAGGAAAAGCCGTATGTCAGAACGAACACGCGCCCGCAAGAACTGGATCAAGGACCGACCACAGGCGGCGAATAAGCGCACCGAAACCGGGCACTGGGAGCGCGATCTCCTACTCGGCAAGCGCGGTCACTCAGCGCTGCTAACGATCATTGACCGCAAGTCGCGATACCTGCTTGTAGAACATGTGCTCCGTGTCGGATCCGCGGAAGTCGCAGAGGCAACGGTCAAGGCGCTCAGACCGCATCAAGGCGTTACAAAGACGATGACCAATGACAACGGTGCCGAGTTTCAACGAGACGCCAAGCTTCAAACCAAGCTTGGCATTCCAATTTTTTTCACTGAACCTGCGGCACCGTGGCAGCGCGGCAGCATAGAAAATGCCAACGGGCTGATCAGGCAGTATTTGCCCAAGGGTGCCGATTTAGACCAAATCCAGCGCTACATGCCGGAGGCGCTAGAGCATGCGCTCAACTTCCGTCCTCGGAAGATCCTCGACTACCGCGTGCCCCACGAGGTATTCTTCAATCAGGAGCTGAATTTGATGACGGGAGACTTAATGCGTTTCGGTATTGAAACCGGCCGCATCCATTGA